The window TTTACCACCTGTGTCTCCTCCCCAGGCATGGGTTCACGAAGTTCACCCAACTCCAAATCTGAAAGCTCCCTTCCCAGTAAAGCCCCTCTTCCATTGACAACTGGGGATTTTTCTTCATCACTCCTATTGTTATGCATAGGGAGAGGCCCCATGTCTGGGTGCAACATATGGCCTGCATCCTTGGACTTCCCCACTTGTTCAACATGGTTCCTGTACTGCATGTTGGACAGCAATGAAGATCTGTCACCATTAACACTTTTCCGGACATTTTTGTTCATTAATTTCTCATAAGCACAACTATCTTCATCATGTTTTTCTCTAGGCATGGAACCCTTTTCATGTGCATGCATACTCCTGAAAGCCGACCCATTCGATTCATCGGGGACAACAGAATTCTTTTCAGATAGTTTAAGACCACGCCCCAAGTTCTCTACATATTTGTTGGATCTATCCGTCCTGTCTGGAGCCTTTCCTCGAGCACTGATTTCGAGAGATCTTTGACCTGGCTGGTGGGCATCAGAAATAGATAGATCTCCCAGGTATTGCCACGCCGTGCCTTTTTTGTGAACCAGTATCTGCATTCCCATCCTTACCAACTCTGTCATTCACCTGTATGGCATGGTCCTCGTGGGAATCCTGGTTCAACCTATGAGGAGATAAATGATGGGGAGTGTCGGAGAACAGAGCATCCCTTCTCCTCCCAGCTGATGGTTGAGATGGCATTCCCTCCTTGCTGCTAGAAGAACCATTACTTTCACTATCAGTACTGCTGCTCTCACTTCCACTTCCAGCGGGGCTGCTGCTTTTTCCTACACTTCTACTCTGGCTTCCGCTGTCACTTCCACTGTTACTGTCGCTTCCACTGTCACTAGAGCTACCTGCCTGCCCTTCACTATTGCCAGAAAGTTTTTTATCACCAAAGATATCAGGAGAACTTTGTTGAACATCGGTTTTCTCCATCTCATTTGATTCTTCTACTAGTTTAGGGCTCAACTGGCCTGGCTTCTCAAATCCTTCAGTTGTAGCTTTCTCTGGGACAGGGGTTTGACCACGGATGCACTCAGGTGAACTGCAGAAGTCATTAAAAGGAAAGGTAATTCAAATTAACACCAAACAGATCTGATGAATAAACACTTCTGTCCTAAGCTAATAAAGAACAAATATTGAGCATTGCATATGATTGATCACAGTTTCAGAAGCTTAATTCAACAACAATAAGGTAgtactttttccttcttttcttatttcaacTGGAAACGAGCATCATTTAACAAAAGCCACAAGCAAACCtgctttcaaaacaaagatcTGACAACCATGGAGGGGAACTGGGATGTCCACTACTCCACTGACTACTCTAGCATGACCCCAGGCCTTCTTTGCCAAACTATGGGCTATCTCATGAACAAGATCTGTTATTCTATGAGAAAAGCAGTTGATAAATTGAGAATATATGTCATGTCATCATGCATATGATAGGGAGTACACAggacttctctctctctctctcatattccaCAAATAATTTGGGAAACAGAAAATTTGGCCTGAAAATATTCGGTTTCAAAAAGAGAAGTCCTTGAGAACAAGTGACAAATAATCCAGGAAAGAAATAATTCGACCCCAAAAATTTCGGGATTCTTACacaacttttaaaaaaaataaaaactgccCTTTTGTTCCTAAATATTTGAAACATAAACGTTCAACACCTGAATCtgaattttccaactatgatccAAACTAAAAATGTCACTGAAAATGCAGGGTAAGAACCACACAATCATTTAGCCCCGGGTGCCCTTTTTCTGTTGTTTTATCTTtgtcttttctccttttcagttGCCTTAAGTGTGCTCACTCTCTTATTTAAAGACTTAAAAAACCCAACAGGAATTTCTAAACTGAGATCCTTCTTAACGCTAATGAGAACTGAAATACAAGTAATAAGCACATAACTGGACTTGACTAGCAATATGAAAGCACTTTATAGAAATCAAAGTGACCTTTCTATGAAATCTATCTACACTTCTCCAAAAATTGCTGAAACTTAAAAATAGAATACTATGCTGTGGGCATGCACCACTGATGCAGTTAGACGTTGGATTAGTTAGGGATAATTATGTAAATTTGCTTTTATTAATTGTCTTTATCTTGTTAGATTCGTAATCATAGCTGTCAAAGCTTCGCCTAGGCACCGTGTAGGCAATAAGGCTTTTTTGGGAACCTAGGCATTCCATCGCCTTACTGTATTGAAtgcttggtatttttttattattatataagaTTAAATGTCTTTTCTAATGTTTTGATTGGATTTGTGTAGAATGTTTATATGAAGTGTGATGCGTGGGATCATGTCTTtgtattaaaacaaataaagaagaaaaaccaaaacaaaagaaagaaagaaggtgaGAAGAAGATTTCATTGTGGGACGAAGGAACCAAAGTCGGTACCCTTCTCTACTACTTGCTTCCTTGGTCAGTTGGTTGTTTTACCCATAGTATTATATCttgcgatatatcggtatctcaggcttaccgagatatccgaaatatctaAAATTTGACGAAATTTTgtcaaaatattatattttttctgtAATATTTCGGGAGTCTatctcggtgggtatttggccatatctaggcctgatacttcatggacacccttatttaaactaaataaacacatttaaaccttcatattgcaaaaaaatgaactcaaagtggtgttttggatttgcacccttgattgactgtatacgatcggaccctgttgtataaaatagttaaatacatattgtttaagtactaaaagatataataagaaatttaaacaaagtaatgaaacaaaaataaagtcaaatgtagcctttagtttaaaatttaaactcataaagtcataagtgcataagtcataactcataaacttcataatagtcaatagttcaatactcaatacacaaagtatttctacgaaatttaccgaaatatattGAAATGTACCGAAATATGCTGCTCAATATATAGTATTTCTACAAAATATatcgaaatataccgaaatttcgtcaaaatttgaacttttttcatttcggaagcccatctcatCTTGTCCCTATCGAAATTACAGAAatttcacgatatatcgcgatatCTTGTACCATGGTTTTACCTAAACTATTTGACTTTAATATAATGgtgaaaaatataaacaaacgGACAAGGAAGGAATCTAATCGGCAATCTCAAGAATGTCTCAGTGTGTCATCTGACTCCTCATTTCCTCCGCTCCACTACCCTTACGATTCATGTGTGttttaacaaaaacaaatatttatatatatattctggGTGATTTTTTCTGAcagatatttatatatatgttctgggtgattttttctttttgggcgTTACAAACTTACAGGTAACACCAAAGGGGATTTTAGGGTGGACAGTTGTGTCCATGAACCAGCCACATAGTTTATGTCCCTTACAGTATCCATGTTTTAAAACTGTTCATGCATGCTCAGG is drawn from Telopea speciosissima isolate NSW1024214 ecotype Mountain lineage chromosome 1, Tspe_v1, whole genome shotgun sequence and contains these coding sequences:
- the LOC122650718 gene encoding lisH domain-containing protein C1711.05-like yields the protein MAAASSPECIRGQTPVPEKATTEGFEKPGQLSPKLVEESNEMEKTDVQQSSPDIFGDKKLSGNSEGQAGSSSDSGSDSNSGSDSGSQSRSVGKSSSPAGSGSESSSTDSESNGSSSSKEGMPSQPSAGRRRDALFSDTPHHLSPHRLNQDSHEDHAIQPGQRSLEISARGKAPDRTDRSNKYVENLGRGLKLSEKNSVVPDESNGSAFRSMHAHEKGSMPREKHDEDSCAYEKLMNKNVRKSVNGDRSSLLSNMQYRNHVEQVGKSKDAGHMLHPDMGPLPMHNNRSDEEKSPVVNGRGALLGRELSDLELGELREPMPGEETQVVKKQFERKTSFKLSKNKHKCFK